A portion of the Bombus terrestris chromosome 3, iyBomTerr1.2, whole genome shotgun sequence genome contains these proteins:
- the LOC100651425 gene encoding phospholipid phosphatase 1 isoform X1 produces MQRSTEQLTHCSTATLEEILDNSDGVTTRTVSEKIMSICKNTIRWVLFLDILLALSVIVFLAVLEFGTVPQQHIGFYCNDPKISFKFMGDTISITFLIIGCLLMPIVVMWLSEFVCYSADSYDTELGCAGSRAKQIWLWYGHYSIGIIALTFICDVMKTLVGEPRPHFLDTCKPREAENCTNEYVEKYTCTNTEHSEWFVSDSSKSFPSGHSALSMFTTTFIVWYLQRRLPDRTFFLKPWLQCIIFLWTVICSLTRIGDNRHHWWDVLAGIILGFAFSMLTVIVPCRKFHLNQNVSQIYSEPVESEQINFNKRKQNTKKLLHETIIDPSESRELKNIKSSTWRE; encoded by the exons ATGCAG AGATCAACGGAGCAGTTGACTCATTGCAGTACGGCGACGTTAGAGGAAATCCTGGATAATTCGGACGGAGTAACGACACGAACTGTCTCCGAGAAGATCATGAGTATCTGTAAAAATACTATACGTTGGGTGCTCTTTCTGGATATATTACTTGCTTTATCAG TCATTGTATTTCTAGCAGTATTGGAATTTGGGACAGTTCCGCAACAACATATCGGCTTTTACTGTAATGATCCAAAAATTTCATTCAAGTTCATGGGAGATACGATTTCTATTACATTTTTGATTATTGGATGTCTGTTAATGCCGATCGTCGtg aTGTGGCTGTCTGAATTCGTATGCTACTCTGCAGATAGCTATGATACAGAATTAGGATGCGCGGGTTCAAGAGCAAAACAAATATGGTTGTGGTATGGTCACTATTCGATCGGAATAATTGCCTTAACGTTTATATGTGATGTTATGAAAACTCTGGTGGGCGAACCAAGACCACACTTTTTGGATACGTGTAAACCACGAGAGGCAGAAAATTGCACCAATGA atatgtggaaaaataTACGTGTACAAATACAGAACATTCAGAATGGTTTGTCTCGGATTCTAGCAAATCATTTCCATCTGGCCATTCTGCCCTCTCTATGTTTACAACTACTTTTATTGTG TGGTACTTACAACGCCGTTTACCAGATCGGACGTTTTTCCTAAAACCGTGGTtacaatgtataatatttttgtggACTGTGATATGCTCATTAACAAGGATCGGTGACAATAGACATCATTGGTGGGATGTACTTGCAGGCATCATTTTGGGTTTCGCTTTTAGCATGTTAACTGTTATAGTGCCATGCCGTAAGTTTCATTTAAATCAAAACGTCTCGCAAATATATAGTGAGCCTGTAGAAAGTGaacaaattaatttcaacaaGAGAAAACAAAACACCAAGAAACTTTTACATGAAACAATAA
- the LOC100651425 gene encoding phospholipid phosphatase 1 isoform X2 yields the protein MDKSKLSRKVVSRWKNFKFLTPLNLYSLFIVFLAVLEFGTVPQQHIGFYCNDPKISFKFMGDTISITFLIIGCLLMPIVVMWLSEFVCYSADSYDTELGCAGSRAKQIWLWYGHYSIGIIALTFICDVMKTLVGEPRPHFLDTCKPREAENCTNEYVEKYTCTNTEHSEWFVSDSSKSFPSGHSALSMFTTTFIVWYLQRRLPDRTFFLKPWLQCIIFLWTVICSLTRIGDNRHHWWDVLAGIILGFAFSMLTVIVPCRKFHLNQNVSQIYSEPVESEQINFNKRKQNTKKLLHETIIDPSESRELKNIKSSTWRE from the exons ATGGACAAGAGTAAACTCAGTAGAAAAGTAGTCTCACGgtggaaaaattttaaattcctAACTCCACTAAATTTATACAGTTTGT TCATTGTATTTCTAGCAGTATTGGAATTTGGGACAGTTCCGCAACAACATATCGGCTTTTACTGTAATGATCCAAAAATTTCATTCAAGTTCATGGGAGATACGATTTCTATTACATTTTTGATTATTGGATGTCTGTTAATGCCGATCGTCGtg aTGTGGCTGTCTGAATTCGTATGCTACTCTGCAGATAGCTATGATACAGAATTAGGATGCGCGGGTTCAAGAGCAAAACAAATATGGTTGTGGTATGGTCACTATTCGATCGGAATAATTGCCTTAACGTTTATATGTGATGTTATGAAAACTCTGGTGGGCGAACCAAGACCACACTTTTTGGATACGTGTAAACCACGAGAGGCAGAAAATTGCACCAATGA atatgtggaaaaataTACGTGTACAAATACAGAACATTCAGAATGGTTTGTCTCGGATTCTAGCAAATCATTTCCATCTGGCCATTCTGCCCTCTCTATGTTTACAACTACTTTTATTGTG TGGTACTTACAACGCCGTTTACCAGATCGGACGTTTTTCCTAAAACCGTGGTtacaatgtataatatttttgtggACTGTGATATGCTCATTAACAAGGATCGGTGACAATAGACATCATTGGTGGGATGTACTTGCAGGCATCATTTTGGGTTTCGCTTTTAGCATGTTAACTGTTATAGTGCCATGCCGTAAGTTTCATTTAAATCAAAACGTCTCGCAAATATATAGTGAGCCTGTAGAAAGTGaacaaattaatttcaacaaGAGAAAACAAAACACCAAGAAACTTTTACATGAAACAATAA
- the LOC100651425 gene encoding phospholipid phosphatase 1 isoform X3 — MSICKNTIRWVLFLDILLALSVIVFLAVLEFGTVPQQHIGFYCNDPKISFKFMGDTISITFLIIGCLLMPIVVMWLSEFVCYSADSYDTELGCAGSRAKQIWLWYGHYSIGIIALTFICDVMKTLVGEPRPHFLDTCKPREAENCTNEYVEKYTCTNTEHSEWFVSDSSKSFPSGHSALSMFTTTFIVWYLQRRLPDRTFFLKPWLQCIIFLWTVICSLTRIGDNRHHWWDVLAGIILGFAFSMLTVIVPCRKFHLNQNVSQIYSEPVESEQINFNKRKQNTKKLLHETIIDPSESRELKNIKSSTWRE, encoded by the exons ATGAGTATCTGTAAAAATACTATACGTTGGGTGCTCTTTCTGGATATATTACTTGCTTTATCAG TCATTGTATTTCTAGCAGTATTGGAATTTGGGACAGTTCCGCAACAACATATCGGCTTTTACTGTAATGATCCAAAAATTTCATTCAAGTTCATGGGAGATACGATTTCTATTACATTTTTGATTATTGGATGTCTGTTAATGCCGATCGTCGtg aTGTGGCTGTCTGAATTCGTATGCTACTCTGCAGATAGCTATGATACAGAATTAGGATGCGCGGGTTCAAGAGCAAAACAAATATGGTTGTGGTATGGTCACTATTCGATCGGAATAATTGCCTTAACGTTTATATGTGATGTTATGAAAACTCTGGTGGGCGAACCAAGACCACACTTTTTGGATACGTGTAAACCACGAGAGGCAGAAAATTGCACCAATGA atatgtggaaaaataTACGTGTACAAATACAGAACATTCAGAATGGTTTGTCTCGGATTCTAGCAAATCATTTCCATCTGGCCATTCTGCCCTCTCTATGTTTACAACTACTTTTATTGTG TGGTACTTACAACGCCGTTTACCAGATCGGACGTTTTTCCTAAAACCGTGGTtacaatgtataatatttttgtggACTGTGATATGCTCATTAACAAGGATCGGTGACAATAGACATCATTGGTGGGATGTACTTGCAGGCATCATTTTGGGTTTCGCTTTTAGCATGTTAACTGTTATAGTGCCATGCCGTAAGTTTCATTTAAATCAAAACGTCTCGCAAATATATAGTGAGCCTGTAGAAAGTGaacaaattaatttcaacaaGAGAAAACAAAACACCAAGAAACTTTTACATGAAACAATAA
- the LOC100651304 gene encoding uncharacterized protein LOC100651304: MSLYSDIQKVTQIPQTDENVVFVRRKESNTIKRNPKLRKFKPPQNVDLYDYDCNNGQHDVLQERSIHENEIASSIIEANCGVNYSNEKLEEHWKLRQMKASLKAKDYTFKENLKSDNYDSTTETYNGISMLETSAKDKNNTENVENTLKKCGLNKNAVIKGLLKSNTISINDLHIPNDCTNIRQSSIQNENVPSSSSLSQEHCMKLIPYPEDPEVLVQSLQVHGHIDENKYKNIDFSVAHIGKKKAITARQFFINMSDSEFDFVKPHKMDKK, from the exons ATGAGTTTATATTCTGATATTCAAAAAGTAACACAAATACCTCAGACAGATGAAAATGTTGTATTTGTACGTCGAAAAGAATCTAATACAATTAAACGAAATCCAAAATTAAGGAAGTTCAAACCTCCACAGAATGTAGAT TTGTATGATTATGATTGTAACAATGGCCAACATGATGTGCTTCAAGAGCGTAGCATAcatgaaaatgaaattgcatCCTCCATTATAgaa GCTAATTGTGGTGTTAACTATTCAAATGAAAAACTTGAGGAACATTGGAAACTTAGACAAATGAAAGCTAGTTTAAAAGCCAAAGATTATACTTTTAAGGAGAATTTAAAGTCTGATAATTATGATTCAACTACGGAAACTTATAATGGAATTTCCATGTTAGAAACTAGTGCTAAAGATAAAAACAATActgaaaatgtagaaaatactttaaaaaaatgTGGTCTTAATAAAAATGCAGTGATTAAAGGGCTTTTAAAAAGTAACACAATATCAATaaatgatttacatataccaAACGATTGTACAAATATAAGACAAAGCAGTATTCAG AATGAAAATGTTCCTTCATCAAGTAGTTTAAGTCAAGAACACTGTATGAAATTAATTCCATATCCAGAAGATCCAGAGGTATTAGTTCAATCTTTACAAGTTCATGGTCATatagatgaaaataaatataaaaatattgatttttctgTAGCACATATAGgtaaaaaaaaagcaattacAGCAcgacaattttttattaatatgagTGACAGTGAATTTGATTTTGTAAAACCACATAAAATggacaaaaaataa
- the LOC100651180 gene encoding leucine-rich repeat protein 1 — MKLHCNIKVNNRLFTTNVIRRKSLRSIITIGRQTVKNTDIYLLWQTLQNKHGTKYKINNNVDKIYTKFINEGKATIRFIEPPHDLIIQSDKIQLKSFIHILKLAIIKKVDPSVLDISNLNPKCMSSVPKIKVVVNKSSEYPTLEGFPRTTEELYLVGLNRKSFDRQILRLQSLRILNLSNNQISSLPNELGTLQHLQELILSQNRLDKALKWVWLNQVAIRSNLKLLDISNNLLYKLPQQIGKLESLVNLKASQNMLSFLPQSLGKLHNLKYLDLSKNKLRYLPGSIRNLHLITVDVSSNEFSSVDYALYSKCKINVPSLTECAATSFLKTRCSYDASIIPFTLVKYLDEAKYCLCGNPCFHYYLRKFVSFDCNIATNIIKSTESILLPFDCYFCSSKCVYYTMLYK; from the exons ATGAAACTTCATTGTAATATAAAAGTAAACAACAGATTATTTACAACAAATGTAATAAGAAGAAAGTCACTACGTTCCATAATAACAATTGGGAGACAAACAGTAAAAAATACGGACATATATCTGCTTTGGCAAACATTACAAAATAAGCACGGTACTAAATATAAG attaataataatgtagacaaaatatatacaaaatttattaatgaaggAAAAGCTACAATTCGCTTTATAGAACCACCTCATGATTTAATTATTCAATCTGATAAAATTCAACTCAAAAGTTTTATTCACATTTTAAAACTTGCAATAATTAAAAAGGTTGATCCATCAGTTcttgatatttcaaatttgaacccAAAATGTATGAGTTCTGTACCAAAGATTAAAGTAGTGGTTAATAAATCTTCTGAATATCCAACTTTAGAAGGTTTTCCAAGAACAACTGAAGAATTATATTTAGTAGGATTAAATAGAAAATCATTCGATAGGCAAATTTTAAGACTCCAAAGCttaagaattttaaatttgtcTAACAATCAAATTTCATCTTTACCAAACGAACTTGGCACTTTACAGCATTTACAAGAACTTATTTTATCACAAAACCGACTTGATAAGGCTTTGAAATGGGTATGGTTAAATCAAGTTGCTATAAGATCTAACTTAAAATTATTGGATATAAGTAATAATTTG ttaTACAAATTACCACAACAAATTGGAAAACTTGAGAGTCTTGTTAATTTGAAGGCTAGTCAGAATATGTTATCATTCTTACCACAGAGTCTTGGAAAgttacataatttaaaatatttagatcTATCAAAAAACAAATTACGTTATTTACCTGGAAGTATAAGGAATTTACATTTGATTACAGTAGACGTATCAAGCAATGAGTTTTCTTCTGTAGATTATGCATTATATTCTAAGTGTAAAATAAATGTGCCAAGTTTAACTGAATGTGCAGCCACATCATTTCTGAAAACAAG atgTTCATATGATGCAAGCATAATTCCATTTACATTGGTGAAGTATTTAGATGAGGCAAAGTATTGTCTCTGTGGAAATCCATGTTTTCATTATTATCTAAGAAAATTTGTGAGTTTTGATTGCAATATAGcaacaaatattataaagtcAACAGAATCTATTCTACTACCATTTGATTGCTACTTCTGTTCAAGTAAatgtgtatattatacaatgctttataaataa